In one Alosa alosa isolate M-15738 ecotype Scorff River chromosome 14, AALO_Geno_1.1, whole genome shotgun sequence genomic region, the following are encoded:
- the LOC125307375 gene encoding enhancer of mRNA-decapping protein 3-like isoform X1 — MASDWLGSLVSINCGATLGVYQGEVSAVDPSSQTLSLRQPFHNGIRCSVPEVTFSAMDIKDLKILDIPNVRGAMNNNTEAKPSTLPAEDKGPVPMSAPITILRRGTPLNSKAAPQPPIQPPPRRNSTRSSSTGPLSRPKDDYCFGDGTEESLDTDFDFEGNLALFDKAAVFSQMERHGNGPRQRTTPGNPSAPCYRHNENVLEAQPVVYRRITVPQYGGKEYCTDSGLVVPSVSYELHKRLLRVSEEHGISLERRLEVTGVCACQMALTLLGGPNRLNPKNVHQRPTVVLLCGPHVQGAQGVSCGRHLANHEVEVILFLPNFVKIQEALTHELSLFGRAWGKQVSSIRDLPVSPVDLVINCLDCHENPHLREQPWYRAAAEWANQNRAPVLSIDPPVTGQSQAQGQGPAVEAKWSLCLGLPLALGEGAGRVYLCDVGLPRQVFLAVGINYLSPFGCKFVVPLHSA; from the exons ATGGCATCAGACTGGTTGGGCAGTCTCGTGTCCATAAACTGTGGAGCCACGCTTGGTGTATACCAGGGAGAGGTCTCTGCTGTTGACCCATCCAGTCAAACACTCTCTCTGAGACAACCATTCCACAATGGTATCAGGTGTTCTGTACCTGAGGTTACTTTTAG TGCCATGGACATTAAAGACCTGAAGATCCTGGACATCCCTAATGTCAGAGGGGCCATGAACAATAACACTGAAGCCAAGCCATCCACTCTGCCTGCCGAGGATAAAGGCCCTGTGCCCATGAGTGCCCCCATCACCATCCTACGCAGAG gAACACCCCTGAACTCTAAAGCTGCGCCCCAGCCCCCCATCCAACCGCCCCCCCGGAGGAACAGCACCCGGAGCAGCTCAACAGGCCCCCTCAGCCGGCCAAAGGATGACTATTGTTTCGGTGACGGGACGGAAGAAAGCCTGGACACAGACTTCGACTTTGAGGGCAACCTGGCGCTCTTTGACAAGGCTGCCGTGTTCTCGCAGATGGAGCGCCATGGCAACGGACCACGGCAGCGGACCACGCCTGGCAACCCATCCGCACCCTGCTACCGGCACAATGAGAACGTCCTGGAGGCGCAGCCGGTGGTGTACAGACGGATCACAGTTCCTCAGTATGGGGGGAAAGAGTACTGCACTG ACTCGGGTCTGGTGGTGCCCAGCGTGTCCTATGAGCTGCACAAGCGTCTGCTGCGGGTCAGCGAGGAGCATGGCATCTCTCTGGAGCGCAGGCTGGAGGTCACCGGAGTGTGTGCCTGCCAGATGGCCCTCACACTACTGGGAGGGCCCAAccg ACTGAACCCCAAAAACGTGCACCAGCGCCCCACGGTGGTGCTCCTGTGTGGGCCACACGTGCAGGGAGCCCAGGGGGTCAGCTGCGGTCGCCACCTGGCCAATCACGAGGTGGAGGTCATTCTCTTCCTGCCCAACTTTGTCAAGATACAGGAGGCCCTCACCCATGAGCTCAGCCTATTCGGACGGGCCTGGGGCAAGCAGGTGTCCAGCATCAGAG ACCTGCCAGTGAGCCCGGTCGACCTGGTGATCAACTGCCTGGACTGCCACGAGAACCCGCACCTGAGAGAGCAGCCCTGGTACCGGGCAGCAGCCGAGTGGGCCAACCAGAACCGGGCCCCGGTCCTGAGCATCGACCCGCCAGTCACCGGGCAGAGCCAGGCCCAGGGCCAGGGCCCGGCTGTGGAGGCCAAATGGTCACTGTGCCTGGGCCTCCCCCTGGCACTGGGAGAGGGCGCGGGTCGGGTGTACCTGTGTGACGTAGGGCTGCCCAGACAGGTGTTCCTGGCCGTGGGCATCAACTACTTGTCGCCCTTTGGCTGCAAGTTTGTCGTTCCCCTGCATTCAGCCTAG
- the LOC125307375 gene encoding enhancer of mRNA-decapping protein 3-like isoform X2, which translates to MQKKIAMDIKDLKILDIPNVRGAMNNNTEAKPSTLPAEDKGPVPMSAPITILRRGTPLNSKAAPQPPIQPPPRRNSTRSSSTGPLSRPKDDYCFGDGTEESLDTDFDFEGNLALFDKAAVFSQMERHGNGPRQRTTPGNPSAPCYRHNENVLEAQPVVYRRITVPQYGGKEYCTDSGLVVPSVSYELHKRLLRVSEEHGISLERRLEVTGVCACQMALTLLGGPNRLNPKNVHQRPTVVLLCGPHVQGAQGVSCGRHLANHEVEVILFLPNFVKIQEALTHELSLFGRAWGKQVSSIRDLPVSPVDLVINCLDCHENPHLREQPWYRAAAEWANQNRAPVLSIDPPVTGQSQAQGQGPAVEAKWSLCLGLPLALGEGAGRVYLCDVGLPRQVFLAVGINYLSPFGCKFVVPLHSA; encoded by the exons ATGCAAAAGAAGAT TGCCATGGACATTAAAGACCTGAAGATCCTGGACATCCCTAATGTCAGAGGGGCCATGAACAATAACACTGAAGCCAAGCCATCCACTCTGCCTGCCGAGGATAAAGGCCCTGTGCCCATGAGTGCCCCCATCACCATCCTACGCAGAG gAACACCCCTGAACTCTAAAGCTGCGCCCCAGCCCCCCATCCAACCGCCCCCCCGGAGGAACAGCACCCGGAGCAGCTCAACAGGCCCCCTCAGCCGGCCAAAGGATGACTATTGTTTCGGTGACGGGACGGAAGAAAGCCTGGACACAGACTTCGACTTTGAGGGCAACCTGGCGCTCTTTGACAAGGCTGCCGTGTTCTCGCAGATGGAGCGCCATGGCAACGGACCACGGCAGCGGACCACGCCTGGCAACCCATCCGCACCCTGCTACCGGCACAATGAGAACGTCCTGGAGGCGCAGCCGGTGGTGTACAGACGGATCACAGTTCCTCAGTATGGGGGGAAAGAGTACTGCACTG ACTCGGGTCTGGTGGTGCCCAGCGTGTCCTATGAGCTGCACAAGCGTCTGCTGCGGGTCAGCGAGGAGCATGGCATCTCTCTGGAGCGCAGGCTGGAGGTCACCGGAGTGTGTGCCTGCCAGATGGCCCTCACACTACTGGGAGGGCCCAAccg ACTGAACCCCAAAAACGTGCACCAGCGCCCCACGGTGGTGCTCCTGTGTGGGCCACACGTGCAGGGAGCCCAGGGGGTCAGCTGCGGTCGCCACCTGGCCAATCACGAGGTGGAGGTCATTCTCTTCCTGCCCAACTTTGTCAAGATACAGGAGGCCCTCACCCATGAGCTCAGCCTATTCGGACGGGCCTGGGGCAAGCAGGTGTCCAGCATCAGAG ACCTGCCAGTGAGCCCGGTCGACCTGGTGATCAACTGCCTGGACTGCCACGAGAACCCGCACCTGAGAGAGCAGCCCTGGTACCGGGCAGCAGCCGAGTGGGCCAACCAGAACCGGGCCCCGGTCCTGAGCATCGACCCGCCAGTCACCGGGCAGAGCCAGGCCCAGGGCCAGGGCCCGGCTGTGGAGGCCAAATGGTCACTGTGCCTGGGCCTCCCCCTGGCACTGGGAGAGGGCGCGGGTCGGGTGTACCTGTGTGACGTAGGGCTGCCCAGACAGGTGTTCCTGGCCGTGGGCATCAACTACTTGTCGCCCTTTGGCTGCAAGTTTGTCGTTCCCCTGCATTCAGCCTAG
- the LOC125307023 gene encoding cytochrome P450 1A1: MALLVLPLLGALSVSESLVAIATVCLVYLLLQLRTKIPEGLLQLPGPRPLPIIGNVLELGGSPHLSLSAMTKRYGHVYQIQIGMRPVVVLSGAGTVRQALIKQGEDFASRPDLYSFQFINNGKSLAFSSDQAGVWRARRKLAMNALRSFSTLEGENPAYSCVLEEQISKEGIYLVERLQTVMDDSGSFDPFRHIVVSVANVICGMCFGRRYSHDNEELLSLVNMSDEFGQVVGSGNPADFIPFLRFLPNNSMKTFMDINDRFNNFIQKIVREHYESYDKNNIRDITDSLIDHCEDRKLDENSNVQVSDEKIVSIVNDLFGAGFDTISTALSWAVVYLVAHPEIQERLHQEIKETVGIERNPHLSERSRLPLLEAFIFELFRHSSFLPFTIPHCTTKDTSLNGYFIPKNTCVFINQYQVNHDPEVWKDPEIFMPERFLSADGTEVNKLEGEKVLIFGVGKRRCIGEAIGRAEVFLFLAILIQRLQFHKMPGQELDMTPQYGLTMKHKRCHLRATLRPREEN, translated from the exons ATGGCACTTCTGGTTTTACCTCTGTTGGGGGCTTTGTCAGTCTCTGAGAGCCTTGTGGCCATTGCAACAGTTTGTTTGGTGTACCTGCTCTTGCAACTCCGCACAAAAATCCCTGAAGGTCTCCTCCAGCTTCCGGGTCCCAGGCCCCTCCCTATCATCGGCAATGTTCTCGAACTCGGCGGCAGCCCTCACCTGAGCCTCAGCGCCATGACCAAGCGCTATGGCCACGTGTACCAGATCCAGATTGGCATGCGGCCCGTGGTGGTCCTCAGCGGTGCCGGCACGGTGCGGCAGGCACTCATCAAGCAGGGCGAGGACTTTGCCAGCCGTCCTGACCTCTATAGCTTCCAGTTCATCAACAACGGCAAGAGCCTGGCCTTCAGCTCCGACCAGGCCGGAGTGTGGCGTGCCCGCCGCAAGCTGGCCATGAATGCCCTACGCTCCTTCTCCACGCTGGAGGGCGAGAATCCAGCCTACTCCTGCGTCTTGGAGGAACAGATCAGCAAGGAGGGCATCTACCTGGTCGAGCGCCTGCAGACGGTGATGGACGACAGCGGCAGCTTCGACCCCTTCCGCCACATCGTGGTGTCAGTGGCCAATGTCATCTGCGGCATGTGCTTTGGCCGGCGCTACAGCCACGACAACGAGGAGCTGCTGAGCCTGGTCAACATGAGCGACGAATTTGGACAGGTGGTGGGAAGCGGGAACCCCGCCGACTTCATTCCCTTCCTCCGTTTCCTGCCCAACAACTCCATGAAGACGTTCATGGACATCAACGACCGCTTCAACAACTTCATACAGAAGATTGTGCGGGAGCACTACGAATCCTACGATAAG AATAACATACGCGACATCACAGACTCACTCATTGACCACTGCGAGGACAGGAAGCTGGATGAAAACTCAAATGTGCAAGTGTCAGATGAGAAAATTGTCAGCATTGTCAATGACCTCTTCGGTGCCG GATTTGACACCATCAGCACAGCTCTGTCATGGGCTGTTGTGTATTTGGTGGCCCACCCAGAGATCCAGGAAAGACTTCACCAAGAAATAA AGGAAACGGTTGGGATAGAGAGAAACCCACATCTGTCGGAGAGGTCCAGACTCCCTCTTTTGGAAGCCTTCATTTTTGAGCTGTTCCGTCACTCCTCTTTCCTACCTTTCACTATCCCACACTG TACTACCAAAGACACATCTCTCAATGGATACTTCATCCCTAaaaacacttgtgtgttcatcaACCAGTATCAGGTCAACCACGACCC TGAGGTGTGGAAGGACCCCGAGATTTTCATGCCAGAGCGTTTCCTGTCTGCTGACGGCACGGAGGTGAACAAGTTGGAGGGCGAGAAGGTGCTGATCTTCGGAGTGGGCAAGCGACGCTGCATTGGCGAGGCCATCGGCCGTGCCGAGGTCTTCCTCTTCCTTGCCATCCTCATCCAGCGCCTGCAGTTCCACAAGATGCCCGGCCAAGAACTGGACATGACCCCGCAGTATGGCCTCACCATGAAACACAAACGGTGCCACCTCCGTGCCACCTTGCGTCCACGGGAGGAAAACTGA